The Acidobacteriota bacterium genome contains a region encoding:
- a CDS encoding prolyl oligopeptidase family serine peptidase — translation MKPVSIRLFIFTFVFVVLISLSGFAQDAAQVLRMSVGYRTMKNQTPMSDETRKAVEELEVKARAANTDKKYGEAIKHMTHGMALMQKRPWTPIAVLTEGTVAKLERCIFDPGDTVKVTLAQIFSLDDSVDGKLKGALSIAVTKDGKQQTLKELKQLADVEADFRKPLTLEATIPDLPDGNYEIVVKLSPRNEELFYKSNSIRIARDVNVQAGLLKTRAAMFRKDLESRYSLLNKEPMTTLAVAEYKAALIDLVNSGQMSVVRTDLKTEIAEANELLDQITKGENPLRAKRGDIHWAYQSAVDNSFQPYRFYVPTNYDAKKKWPLVVALHGMGGDENSFFASYNNGEIKRIAEARGYLVVCPKGRGPASMYMGSAETDVIDVLNAMKRDYSIDDDRVYLMGHSMGGYGSWSVAVNNPDLFAAIAPISGGGQPLVMMNLKKIAHVPWIVIHGDKDPTVSVEESRKMVKAGKELGIEIKYIEVPGGNHTSIAVPAFKDIFDWFDAHKRQPAGAKAAAKAAGIGR, via the coding sequence ATGAAACCCGTTTCGATCCGTCTCTTCATTTTCACATTCGTATTTGTAGTTCTGATTTCGCTCTCTGGATTTGCCCAGGATGCAGCGCAGGTTTTGCGCATGTCCGTCGGTTACCGCACGATGAAAAATCAGACGCCGATGAGCGATGAGACGCGCAAAGCCGTCGAAGAACTGGAAGTCAAAGCCCGCGCAGCCAACACCGACAAAAAATATGGCGAAGCCATCAAACATATGACGCATGGTATGGCGTTGATGCAAAAGCGACCCTGGACCCCGATCGCGGTGTTGACTGAAGGCACCGTGGCCAAACTGGAACGGTGCATCTTCGATCCCGGCGACACGGTGAAAGTAACGCTGGCTCAGATTTTTTCGCTGGATGACTCCGTTGATGGGAAGTTGAAAGGCGCGCTGTCCATTGCCGTGACCAAGGATGGAAAACAGCAAACGCTGAAGGAATTAAAACAACTTGCCGATGTCGAAGCTGATTTCAGGAAGCCGTTGACGCTTGAAGCCACGATTCCGGATTTGCCCGACGGCAATTACGAAATTGTAGTCAAATTATCGCCGAGAAACGAAGAACTGTTTTACAAATCGAATTCCATTCGCATTGCGCGAGACGTCAATGTGCAAGCAGGCTTGCTGAAAACTCGCGCGGCAATGTTTCGAAAAGATTTGGAAAGTCGCTATTCCTTGCTCAACAAGGAGCCAATGACGACCTTGGCAGTGGCGGAATACAAAGCGGCGCTGATTGATCTGGTCAATTCCGGGCAGATGTCCGTCGTTCGCACGGATTTGAAAACGGAGATTGCCGAAGCCAACGAACTGCTTGATCAAATCACCAAGGGCGAAAATCCGCTTCGCGCCAAACGCGGCGACATTCACTGGGCGTATCAATCTGCCGTGGACAATTCCTTTCAACCTTACCGGTTTTACGTCCCGACAAATTACGACGCGAAAAAGAAATGGCCGCTGGTCGTGGCTTTGCACGGAATGGGCGGCGATGAAAACAGTTTCTTTGCCAGCTACAACAACGGCGAAATCAAACGCATCGCCGAAGCGCGCGGGTATCTGGTCGTCTGCCCGAAAGGTCGCGGGCCTGCTTCAATGTACATGGGATCGGCGGAAACTGATGTGATTGACGTCCTCAACGCCATGAAGCGCGATTATTCGATTGACGATGACCGCGTATATTTGATGGGGCATTCGATGGGCGGATACGGTTCGTGGTCAGTGGCGGTCAACAATCCCGACTTGTTTGCCGCCATTGCGCCGATTTCAGGCGGAGGGCAACCGTTGGTGATGATGAACTTGAAGAAAATCGCGCACGTTCCCTGGATCGTCATTCACGGCGACAAAGACCCCACGGTTTCCGTCGAAGAATCCCGCAAGATGGTCAAAGCCGGAAAGGAACTGGGCATCGAAATTAAATACATCGAAGTTCCGGGCGGCAATCACACCAGCATTGCGGTTCCCGCCTTCAAAGATATTTTTGACTGGTTCGATGCTCACAAACGGCAACCTGCCGGAGCAAAAGCTGCGGCCAAGGCGGCTGGTATCGGACGATAA
- a CDS encoding DUF433 domain-containing protein, with protein MVAATVSHIEIDENGVAWIADANTKVIEVALDKLAHGSSPEEMHFQYPHLSLAQIHAALAYYYDHQLEMDVEIQRRWFAVNGMAAKEAVSPLRQRLLEIKRNRKEVP; from the coding sequence ATGGTAGCTGCAACAGTTTCTCACATTGAAATTGATGAAAATGGCGTGGCTTGGATTGCTGATGCAAACACAAAAGTCATTGAAGTGGCCCTCGACAAGCTGGCGCATGGGTCGAGCCCAGAAGAGATGCATTTTCAGTATCCTCATTTGTCGTTGGCTCAGATTCACGCGGCGTTGGCTTATTACTACGACCACCAGTTGGAAATGGACGTAGAAATTCAACGCCGCTGGTTTGCAGTTAACGGAATGGCAGCAAAAGAAGCTGTATCACCGCTACGGCAACGGCTGTTAGAGATAAAAAGGAATCGAAAAGAAGTTCCTTGA